The following proteins are encoded in a genomic region of Clostridium kluyveri:
- a CDS encoding CPBP family intramembrane glutamic endopeptidase: MIELNRNRKTTKQELIYVGAYFLFLLVFWSISRLILLPELEKTLPNTSLSYALCEAILKGVIWIVPVYVILKLQKLNPISFLKLNSNIMKGISFGLLLGIAFLVINIVKTKNFNIHITYSDFINTFLVVGIIEEIAFRGYIMQKLKLYMGFIGSNIITSLMFAMIHIPISINNHNIDPLYFVQVGILSLIFGYFFEETDSLICPIVIHSLWDLSMILTQIS; the protein is encoded by the coding sequence ATGATTGAATTGAACAGAAACCGTAAAACCACAAAACAAGAATTAATATATGTGGGTGCATATTTTTTATTTCTCTTAGTCTTTTGGAGTATATCAAGGTTAATATTATTACCTGAATTAGAAAAAACTTTACCTAACACCTCCCTTTCCTATGCATTATGTGAGGCAATTTTAAAAGGAGTTATTTGGATAGTTCCTGTATATGTTATTTTAAAATTGCAAAAACTTAATCCAATTTCATTCTTAAAATTAAATTCCAATATAATGAAAGGAATATCTTTTGGACTATTATTAGGTATTGCATTTTTAGTTATAAATATCGTAAAGACAAAAAATTTCAACATACATATTACCTACTCAGATTTTATAAATACATTTCTAGTAGTAGGTATCATTGAAGAAATAGCCTTCAGAGGGTATATTATGCAAAAATTGAAATTGTATATGGGATTCATTGGTTCAAATATAATAACTAGTTTAATGTTTGCAATGATACATATACCTATATCTATAAATAATCATAATATAGATCCATTATACTTTGTTCAAGTAGGAATTTTATCATTAATTTTTGGATATTTCTTTGAAGAAACTGATTCCTTAATATGCCCGATTGTAATACATAGTTTATGGGATTTAAGTATGATATTAACGCAAATATCATGA
- a CDS encoding NAD(P)/FAD-dependent oxidoreductase: MRNCADVIIIGSGVIGNAAAYYLAQKGCSVIVLEKSDSIGNGGSTRNGGGVRQSGRDKRELPLAMYGVKNIWPTLSEELEIDVEYYQHGNLRLGKTEEHMGILKNLTKSAKDCGLDVRMISAEEGRNICPYLSEEVIGASWCPTDGHANPLLTTLGYYRRARQIGVRFITGEEVMEIKKIKGKARQVVTQNNIYEGENIILAAGYESRKIASTFGIDIPMNKVLLEVLVTEAQPPMFYQMLGTAAADFYGHQSKHGSFVFGGSSGYEAFNKDNGTPTTSSITASAICRGIMKYFPILEDAKIVRTWAGWIDDCADHIPVISFVEEVPGLILACAFSGHGFGISPTVGMLLSEMVVEGKTSIDVSAFRYDRFKAKI, encoded by the coding sequence ATGAGAAATTGTGCTGATGTAATAATTATAGGAAGTGGTGTAATTGGAAATGCTGCAGCATATTATTTGGCCCAAAAAGGCTGCTCTGTTATTGTCCTTGAGAAAAGCGATAGTATTGGCAATGGAGGTTCTACAAGAAATGGTGGAGGAGTTCGTCAGTCAGGACGTGATAAAAGAGAGCTTCCCCTTGCCATGTACGGAGTGAAAAATATCTGGCCCACATTGTCAGAAGAATTGGAAATAGATGTGGAATATTATCAGCACGGTAATTTAAGATTAGGCAAGACGGAGGAGCATATGGGAATCTTGAAGAATCTTACTAAAAGTGCTAAGGACTGTGGTCTTGATGTAAGAATGATTTCAGCTGAAGAGGGGAGAAATATTTGCCCTTATCTTTCAGAAGAAGTTATTGGTGCAAGCTGGTGTCCTACTGATGGACATGCTAATCCGCTGCTGACAACCTTAGGTTATTACCGCAGGGCAAGACAGATAGGGGTTCGTTTTATAACTGGAGAAGAGGTTATGGAGATAAAAAAGATAAAGGGTAAAGCAAGACAGGTAGTAACTCAGAATAATATATATGAAGGAGAAAATATCATTCTAGCTGCAGGCTATGAAAGTCGTAAAATAGCTTCTACTTTTGGAATTGATATTCCAATGAATAAGGTTTTATTAGAGGTTCTTGTTACAGAGGCACAGCCTCCTATGTTTTATCAAATGTTAGGTACTGCAGCAGCTGACTTTTATGGCCATCAGAGTAAGCACGGATCATTTGTTTTTGGTGGTTCATCAGGTTATGAAGCTTTTAATAAAGATAATGGGACACCAACTACATCTAGTATTACAGCATCTGCTATCTGCCGTGGTATTATGAAGTATTTTCCTATACTGGAGGATGCTAAAATTGTGCGTACCTGGGCGGGATGGATAGATGATTGTGCAGATCACATACCTGTTATAAGTTTTGTAGAAGAGGTTCCAGGACTAATACTTGCCTGTGCATTTTCAGGACATGGTTTTGGAATATCCCCAACGGTAGGTATGCTTTTATCTGAGATGGTAGTAGAGGGTAAAACATCTATTGATGTATCTGCTTTCCGTTATGATAGATTTAAAGCAAAAATATAA
- a CDS encoding FAD-dependent oxidoreductase, with translation MKRYDVIVVGAGPAGLSAAVEAARRGLKVVIFDENSKPGGQLFKQIHKFFGSKEHRAKMRGFKIGEELLKEAEEASVEVVLNAIVIGLFLDKEITVSINKEVVHYKGDAIIVSTGASENMVTFEGWTLPGVIGAGAAQTMMNLHSVKPGKKILMLGSGNVGVVVSYQLIQSGCQVVAIVDAAPKIGGYGVHAAKVARCGVPFYLSHTIIKAEGDQYVTGVTIGEVDSKFKVIPGTEKHFDVDTICVAVGLSPMSQLLKMAGCNMEENPKKGGLVPLCDKYGETSISNIFVAGDVSGIEEASSAMLEGRISGAAAAYKLGFIHKEELEARTAELEKALFSLRQGMFGPENKGKDISKTEEGYDISTNLLKKGYLTDEEVMKYPGVKFIKGIHPVIECSQNIPCNPCQDACPRQCIKVREKITSLPIVDEAAACTGCGLCVASCSGQSIFLINEDYEEGYTAVTLPYEFLPLPEKGMRGAALGRSGQELCEAEVVEVKSLSAFDHTNLLTIKVPREMGMKARFFKQQGVGI, from the coding sequence ATGAAAAGATATGATGTAATAGTTGTGGGTGCGGGACCTGCAGGACTTTCAGCGGCTGTTGAAGCGGCAAGGAGAGGATTAAAGGTTGTTATATTTGATGAGAATTCTAAACCAGGCGGACAATTATTTAAACAAATTCACAAGTTTTTCGGTTCCAAAGAGCATAGGGCTAAGATGAGAGGTTTTAAGATAGGTGAGGAGCTTTTAAAGGAAGCAGAGGAAGCTTCAGTAGAAGTTGTGTTAAATGCCATAGTAATAGGGTTATTTTTGGATAAGGAGATTACTGTAAGTATAAATAAGGAAGTTGTCCATTATAAAGGAGATGCAATTATAGTTTCAACAGGTGCCTCCGAAAATATGGTTACTTTTGAAGGGTGGACTCTTCCTGGAGTTATAGGTGCCGGTGCAGCGCAGACCATGATGAATCTTCATAGTGTAAAGCCGGGAAAGAAAATACTTATGCTTGGCAGTGGAAATGTTGGGGTAGTTGTTAGTTATCAGCTTATACAGTCAGGCTGCCAGGTGGTTGCCATTGTAGATGCAGCACCTAAAATTGGTGGATACGGAGTTCATGCTGCAAAGGTAGCTAGGTGTGGAGTACCTTTTTACTTATCCCATACCATAATTAAGGCTGAAGGGGATCAATATGTAACAGGGGTTACTATTGGTGAAGTTGACAGCAAGTTTAAGGTAATACCTGGAACGGAGAAACACTTTGATGTTGACACCATATGTGTTGCAGTAGGTCTTTCTCCTATGTCACAGCTTCTCAAAATGGCTGGATGTAATATGGAGGAAAATCCTAAAAAGGGAGGGCTTGTTCCTCTTTGTGATAAATATGGTGAAACTTCAATTTCAAATATATTTGTGGCAGGGGACGTTTCAGGAATAGAAGAAGCAAGTTCAGCTATGCTTGAAGGGAGAATTTCAGGGGCAGCAGCTGCTTATAAATTAGGATTTATTCATAAAGAAGAATTAGAAGCAAGAACAGCAGAATTGGAAAAGGCATTATTTAGTTTAAGGCAGGGAATGTTCGGACCTGAGAATAAAGGAAAAGATATTTCTAAAACAGAGGAAGGTTATGATATTTCAACAAATCTTTTAAAAAAGGGATATCTCACGGATGAAGAAGTAATGAAATATCCAGGAGTAAAGTTTATTAAAGGAATTCATCCTGTAATAGAATGTTCTCAAAATATTCCCTGCAATCCATGTCAAGATGCCTGTCCTAGGCAATGTATTAAGGTTAGAGAAAAAATCACATCCCTTCCTATTGTGGATGAAGCAGCAGCTTGTACTGGATGCGGACTATGTGTGGCATCTTGTTCAGGACAGTCAATATTCCTCATAAATGAAGATTATGAAGAAGGATATACTGCAGTAACACTTCCCTACGAGTTTTTACCACTACCGGAGAAGGGTATGAGAGGTGCTGCTTTAGGTCGAAGCGGACAAGAGCTCTGTGAAGCAGAAGTTGTTGAAGTTAAATCACTTTCTGCGTTTGATCACACAAATTTATTAACTATAAAGGTCCCTAGAGAAATGGGGATGAAGGCTAGATTTTTTAAACAGCAAGGGGTGGGAATATGA
- a CDS encoding DUF1523 family protein: MRKNNFYKFQSIKHLRAKIIPIIIIVIVIWFMITVLPHFFRNTYIVTIASKQIKSQNNKDIRYIIYTQMEDGTIKAFKNDNSILEFKFNSEDLYRGLMIRRKYEIKTYGFRIIPLASYENITAAKQTK; this comes from the coding sequence ATGAGAAAAAATAATTTTTATAAGTTTCAATCCATTAAGCACTTAAGAGCTAAAATAATTCCAATAATAATTATAGTTATTGTAATATGGTTTATGATAACTGTTCTTCCACATTTTTTTAGAAATACTTATATAGTAACCATTGCAAGTAAACAAATAAAAAGTCAGAATAATAAAGATATACGGTATATTATATATACTCAAATGGAAGATGGCACTATCAAGGCCTTTAAAAATGATAACAGCATACTAGAATTTAAATTTAATTCTGAAGATCTATACAGGGGACTTATGATAAGAAGAAAATATGAAATTAAAACTTATGGATTTAGAATAATTCCTTTAGCATCTTACGAAAATATTACAGCAGCTAAACAGACAAAATGA
- a CDS encoding (2Fe-2S)-binding protein, with amino-acid sequence MRITEHPILGEANKGRLVTFNLDGKILEGYEGEPIAAALKAAGVMVHRHTKKGNSPRGIFCAIGRCTDCVMVVDGKPNVRTCVTPLVEGMKVQTQYGVSARKLD; translated from the coding sequence ATGAGGATTACAGAACATCCAATTTTGGGTGAAGCTAATAAAGGACGTTTAGTAACTTTTAATTTGGATGGGAAAATACTTGAAGGCTATGAAGGAGAGCCAATAGCTGCTGCATTAAAGGCGGCAGGTGTAATGGTGCACAGGCATACAAAGAAAGGAAACTCTCCAAGAGGTATATTTTGTGCTATCGGAAGATGTACAGACTGTGTCATGGTAGTAGATGGTAAGCCTAATGTAAGAACTTGCGTAACTCCTCTTGTTGAAGGTATGAAGGTCCAAACTCAATATGGTGTTTCTGCAAGGAAACTGGATTAA
- a CDS encoding putative ABC transporter permease: MRDLTILGFLFYDIVLYIAIYGFLGWCLEVVYATVNTGRFINRGFLNGPVCPIYGFGAVIIIICLAPFKNNLFLLFIGSVFITSLLEYITGLILEKVFYNKWWDYSHMPFNIKGYICLKFSLAWGIACIFLVRIVHPVISGIINLIPYILVQICAVIIIILFIIDLIASINTILKLNITLQKIQEIGIKIREKSDELGEDILEEALEFKKKYENFSKETIELKKRYINLIKKNRFYTRLIKAFPHVKSNKYFDSLEILKKNVIYKGRNKK, encoded by the coding sequence ATGCGTGATTTAACGATTTTAGGATTTTTATTCTATGATATAGTACTTTATATTGCCATATATGGATTTTTAGGATGGTGCCTTGAAGTTGTTTATGCAACAGTTAATACGGGAAGATTTATAAATAGGGGATTTCTTAATGGACCTGTGTGTCCTATATATGGTTTTGGAGCTGTTATAATTATAATTTGTCTTGCTCCTTTTAAAAATAATTTATTTTTGTTATTTATAGGTTCTGTTTTTATAACTTCCCTGCTTGAATATATAACAGGACTTATACTTGAGAAAGTGTTTTATAATAAGTGGTGGGATTATTCTCATATGCCTTTTAATATTAAAGGATATATATGTTTGAAGTTTTCACTTGCTTGGGGTATTGCTTGTATTTTTCTCGTTAGAATTGTTCATCCTGTTATTTCAGGTATAATTAATTTAATTCCGTATATTTTAGTGCAAATTTGTGCTGTAATTATTATAATTTTATTTATTATTGATTTAATAGCTTCTATCAATACCATATTAAAACTTAATATAACATTACAAAAGATTCAAGAAATAGGAATTAAAATAAGAGAAAAGTCAGATGAATTAGGTGAAGATATATTAGAAGAAGCTCTTGAATTTAAAAAGAAATATGAAAATTTTTCTAAAGAAACAATTGAACTTAAAAAAAGGTATATAAATCTTATAAAGAAAAATAGATTTTATACGAGACTTATTAAAGCATTTCCACATGTTAAGTCTAACAAGTATTTTGATTCCCTTGAAATTTTGAAAAAAAATGTAATATATAAGGGGAGAAATAAAAAATAG
- a CDS encoding tyramine oxidase subunit B, giving the protein MKETKIDFIYLNEKDMIKAGVKDMAACVDVMEEMFKLLKMGDYRMGGPNGNSHGVMLSFPENSEFPDMPKDGPDRRFMAMPAYLGGRFRMTGMKWYGSNVENKSKGLPRSILMLTLNDKDTGAPLAYMSANILSAYRTGAVPGVGVKYFSKENSRVVGIIGPGVMSKTAFAATIAVRAGIETVKIKGRSKKSIEGFIKYLNEEYPKIKDIRVVETIEEVVRDSDIIHVATSSPTGDSSQYPYINEAWIKSGALLCCPAAARFDDDFILNRARTVTDNIGLYEAWAEEMTYPAYNTIPIPAVHCMDLIKEGKMTRNQIDDLGDILMGKIPIKRKEDEVVIYSVGGMPIEDVAWGTIVYRNAIEKGIGVKLNLWDMPELA; this is encoded by the coding sequence ATGAAAGAAACAAAAATAGATTTTATTTATTTAAATGAAAAAGACATGATTAAGGCAGGTGTTAAAGATATGGCTGCTTGTGTCGATGTAATGGAGGAAATGTTCAAATTACTAAAAATGGGCGATTACCGCATGGGTGGCCCTAATGGAAATTCACATGGTGTAATGCTTTCTTTTCCAGAGAATTCTGAATTTCCTGATATGCCAAAAGACGGCCCAGACAGAAGATTTATGGCTATGCCAGCATATCTTGGTGGAAGGTTCCGTATGACAGGTATGAAATGGTATGGTTCTAATGTTGAAAATAAGAGCAAAGGACTTCCAAGATCAATTCTTATGCTCACATTAAATGATAAAGATACAGGAGCACCTCTTGCATATATGTCAGCCAATATTTTGAGTGCTTACAGAACAGGGGCTGTTCCAGGTGTTGGTGTAAAATATTTCTCAAAAGAAAACTCAAGAGTTGTTGGCATCATTGGACCTGGTGTTATGAGTAAGACTGCGTTTGCAGCCACAATAGCAGTAAGAGCAGGAATTGAAACTGTTAAAATCAAAGGTAGAAGTAAGAAATCAATAGAGGGTTTCATTAAATATTTAAATGAAGAGTATCCTAAGATAAAAGATATTAGAGTAGTTGAAACAATTGAAGAGGTAGTAAGAGACAGTGATATTATTCATGTTGCAACTTCAAGTCCAACAGGAGATTCAAGTCAGTACCCATATATTAATGAAGCATGGATTAAGTCAGGGGCACTTTTATGCTGTCCAGCTGCTGCAAGATTTGATGATGATTTCATTTTAAACAGAGCAAGAACTGTAACAGATAACATTGGATTATATGAAGCATGGGCTGAAGAAATGACTTATCCGGCATACAACACAATTCCAATTCCAGCTGTTCATTGTATGGATCTTATAAAAGAAGGAAAAATGACTAGAAATCAGATTGATGATTTAGGGGATATATTAATGGGGAAAATTCCAATAAAACGTAAAGAAGACGAAGTTGTTATTTACTCTGTCGGCGGTATGCCAATTGAAGACGTTGCATGGGGAACAATTGTATATAGAAATGCAATTGAAAAAGGAATCGGAGTTAAATTAAACTTATGGGATATGCCGGAGCTTGCATAA
- a CDS encoding FAD-dependent oxidoreductase has translation MDDFYMNRIQDMVKNIMKDMQNSEEQSIYKNLFSKGKIGSLELKNRIVMTPMENCLNNKDATVSDEMIAFYVERAKGGIGLIITEVTRVNDENGVADRQQLSAAHDKYIPGLKKLADAVHENGGKIFIQLHHPGRQGFSEVNGNKPMMAPSRTQCNVVHQETREMTTKEAEGLVQDFINAACRVKAAGIDGVEVHGAHGYLINQFLSPYTNKRTDKYGGSFENRIRFIEEIVIGIREKCGQDYPVIARLSVDEFLRTKGIEDGILLKDGVKIAKHLEKIGVDAIDVSAGIYETMNVSWEPTSFPQGWKLYLAEEIKKSINIPVISAAVIREAAYADKIIGEGRTDFVGSARLHFADPEWSNKARENRAYESRLCISCLHCIETLFSGVATGNPIECSINIQAGKEFKYCNMKKNGDGRVVVILGAGPSGLEAARVLAMRKFKPIIFEKSDRIGGQLNLANKPPKKEKISWLINYLQLQVHKLGVEIRLNKIPTIDEIKKLSPYAVFVAEGSSPIIPESINGIHGKNVFTIVDVLSGKTEIYNKKAAVIGSGMTGLETAEFLASKNNDVTVFEMGDNIGPGVFFQNLTDVQERLKEHNVKMITKHKLISIKNNTAVFELLSYGEIKEYYFDYIIISLGTSSNKDLIDEISSNFYTVRVIGDAKNPGRIRNAMETGFESAYNL, from the coding sequence ATGGATGATTTTTATATGAATAGAATTCAAGATATGGTAAAAAATATAATGAAAGATATGCAAAATTCTGAGGAGCAAAGTATATATAAAAACTTATTTTCCAAAGGTAAAATTGGTAGTTTGGAATTAAAAAATAGAATAGTAATGACACCTATGGAAAATTGCCTAAATAATAAGGATGCTACTGTATCAGATGAGATGATTGCCTTTTATGTTGAGAGGGCAAAAGGTGGCATTGGTCTTATAATCACAGAGGTAACAAGGGTAAATGATGAAAATGGAGTAGCTGACAGACAGCAATTATCTGCGGCTCATGATAAATATATACCAGGTCTTAAAAAGCTGGCTGATGCTGTACATGAAAATGGAGGTAAAATATTTATTCAACTTCACCATCCGGGAAGACAGGGCTTTTCTGAGGTAAACGGTAACAAGCCAATGATGGCACCAAGTAGAACTCAATGTAATGTGGTACACCAGGAAACAAGGGAAATGACTACAAAAGAAGCAGAAGGATTAGTACAGGATTTTATAAATGCTGCCTGTAGAGTTAAAGCAGCGGGTATTGACGGGGTTGAAGTACACGGTGCTCATGGATATTTGATCAATCAATTTTTAAGTCCTTATACAAATAAAAGAACTGATAAATATGGTGGAAGTTTTGAAAATAGAATAAGATTTATAGAGGAAATAGTTATAGGAATAAGAGAAAAATGTGGACAAGATTATCCGGTTATAGCGAGGTTGTCCGTAGATGAATTCTTAAGGACTAAGGGTATTGAGGATGGAATACTTTTGAAAGATGGAGTTAAAATTGCAAAACATCTAGAGAAGATAGGGGTTGATGCGATAGATGTAAGTGCAGGTATTTATGAAACCATGAATGTATCCTGGGAACCTACATCTTTTCCTCAAGGGTGGAAGCTGTACCTTGCAGAAGAAATAAAGAAATCAATTAACATTCCTGTAATATCAGCGGCGGTAATTAGAGAAGCAGCTTATGCAGATAAAATAATAGGAGAAGGCCGTACAGATTTTGTGGGATCTGCAAGGCTTCATTTTGCAGACCCTGAGTGGTCTAATAAAGCAAGAGAAAACCGTGCTTATGAATCCAGGTTATGTATATCCTGTCTTCACTGTATAGAAACCTTGTTTAGTGGAGTAGCTACAGGTAATCCTATAGAGTGTAGTATAAATATTCAGGCAGGAAAAGAATTTAAGTATTGTAATATGAAAAAAAATGGAGATGGAAGGGTGGTAGTAATATTGGGAGCAGGTCCTTCAGGACTTGAAGCCGCAAGGGTACTTGCCATGAGAAAATTCAAACCTATAATATTTGAAAAATCAGACAGGATAGGTGGTCAACTTAATTTGGCAAATAAACCTCCTAAAAAAGAAAAAATATCATGGCTTATAAATTATTTGCAATTACAAGTCCATAAGTTGGGAGTGGAAATAAGGCTTAATAAAATACCTACCATTGATGAAATTAAGAAACTAAGTCCTTATGCTGTATTCGTGGCAGAAGGCTCAAGTCCTATAATTCCTGAGTCCATAAATGGTATTCATGGAAAAAATGTATTTACTATTGTGGATGTATTATCAGGGAAAACAGAAATTTATAATAAAAAAGCAGCAGTAATAGGTTCAGGAATGACAGGTCTTGAAACTGCAGAATTTTTGGCATCAAAGAATAATGATGTAACTGTATTTGAGATGGGAGATAATATAGGTCCTGGTGTATTCTTTCAGAATTTAACAGATGTTCAAGAAAGATTAAAAGAACATAATGTAAAAATGATTACAAAGCATAAATTAATTAGCATAAAAAATAATACAGCTGTATTTGAATTACTTTCTTATGGGGAAATAAAAGAATATTATTTTGATTATATAATCATATCATTAGGGACAAGCTCAAACAAAGATCTTATAGATGAAATAAGTTCAAACTTTTATACAGTAAGGGTAATAGGAGATGCTAAAAATCCTGGAAGAATACGAAATGCCATGGAAACTGGATTTGAAAGTGCGTATAATCTATAA
- a CDS encoding (2Fe-2S)-binding protein, translating into MNKVNDRSRDIGEFIPQCDDNMIICRCEEVTKGEIRKAVHDGMFTITEIRRYLRTGMGLCQGQTCSKLVKGIVARELNVSPSRLESAMSRAPMRPIEMKVFGNERRK; encoded by the coding sequence ATGAACAAAGTGAATGATAGATCAAGGGATATAGGTGAATTTATTCCACAGTGTGATGATAATATGATAATCTGCCGCTGTGAGGAAGTTACAAAGGGTGAAATTAGAAAAGCAGTACATGATGGAATGTTTACCATTACGGAGATAAGAAGATATTTAAGAACAGGTATGGGGCTCTGTCAGGGTCAGACCTGTAGTAAATTAGTAAAAGGTATTGTGGCAAGAGAATTAAATGTTTCTCCGTCAAGGTTAGAATCAGCAATGTCACGTGCACCTATGAGGCCTATAGAAATGAAAGTTTTTGGGAATGAGAGGAGGAAATAA
- a CDS encoding FAD-dependent oxidoreductase, with amino-acid sequence MKNKSLFEPIKIGNMEVKNKIAMAPMGAFGLVDNECCFNQRAVDYYVERAKGGTGLIITSVVKVENELDKVLTGVLPITSINPAKFIMTSSEMTERVHAYGSKIFLQLSMGFGRSGAPGGLLTSQPVSASAVPNYWDPTVTCRELTTSEVEWIVEKFAEGAKIAHKAGFDGVEIHAVHEGYLLDQFTLSIFNRRTDKYGGDLRGRLQLPIEIVEAIKGEVGSDFPVGLRYSVKSCIKDWGQGGLAEEDYVEKGRDLEEGLEAAKILEAAGYDAFNADLGTYDAWYWAHPPLYQKDGLYLPYTKELKKVVKIPVMVAGKMGMPDVAKGALEDEAADMVTLGRPLLCDAYWPKKVFMGQIDRIRPCIGCHTGCMGRGFEGRPLSCTVNPAAGRERYYEVKPAAAPKKVMIVGGGVAGMEAARITAMRGHKVSMYEGTKELGGQVIPASVPDFKIDDRRLLDWYRNEMKELKVKLVLDTNVTEEVVEKEKPDVVIIATGAKEIKLNLPGIEKDKVAAVIEVLKGSKQVGENVLMVGGGLAGCETALYLAKQGKKVTIIEARDTILNAGKPVPHMNKIMLIDLLKNSGVEVITETSLLEVTDRGAILIDNKFKKQNIDADTVVIAVGFKADRELYNKLRDKVADLYLVGDANESANIMNAIWSANEIALNC; translated from the coding sequence ATGAAAAACAAATCTTTATTTGAGCCTATTAAAATAGGTAATATGGAAGTGAAAAACAAAATAGCAATGGCCCCTATGGGAGCCTTTGGACTTGTGGATAATGAATGTTGTTTTAATCAAAGGGCTGTTGATTATTATGTGGAAAGAGCTAAAGGTGGTACAGGACTCATTATAACCAGTGTAGTAAAAGTGGAAAATGAATTGGATAAGGTTCTAACAGGAGTACTTCCTATCACTTCAATAAATCCTGCAAAATTTATTATGACATCTTCAGAAATGACAGAGAGAGTTCATGCTTATGGTTCAAAAATATTTCTCCAATTGTCAATGGGATTTGGGAGAAGTGGTGCACCAGGAGGACTTTTAACCTCACAACCTGTTTCGGCATCAGCTGTTCCAAATTACTGGGATCCAACTGTTACCTGTAGGGAACTTACAACCTCAGAGGTAGAATGGATAGTTGAAAAGTTTGCAGAGGGCGCTAAGATTGCCCATAAAGCAGGGTTTGATGGTGTTGAAATACATGCAGTACATGAAGGATACTTACTTGATCAATTTACATTGTCAATATTTAATAGAAGAACAGATAAATATGGGGGAGATTTAAGGGGAAGACTTCAACTTCCTATAGAAATAGTTGAAGCAATAAAGGGTGAAGTAGGAAGTGATTTTCCTGTAGGATTGAGATATAGTGTTAAAAGTTGTATAAAAGATTGGGGGCAGGGAGGACTTGCTGAGGAAGACTATGTAGAAAAGGGCCGTGATTTAGAAGAAGGCCTTGAAGCGGCAAAAATTCTTGAAGCGGCAGGATATGATGCATTTAATGCGGATTTAGGAACCTACGATGCCTGGTATTGGGCACATCCACCTCTGTATCAAAAAGATGGATTATATCTTCCATATACTAAAGAACTTAAAAAAGTTGTAAAAATACCTGTTATGGTTGCAGGAAAAATGGGTATGCCTGATGTTGCAAAAGGAGCTCTTGAGGATGAAGCTGCAGATATGGTTACGCTTGGAAGACCTCTTTTATGTGATGCATATTGGCCTAAGAAGGTATTTATGGGGCAAATTGATAGAATACGACCTTGTATTGGATGTCATACTGGATGTATGGGAAGAGGATTTGAAGGAAGGCCACTAAGTTGTACAGTAAACCCTGCAGCGGGAAGAGAGAGATACTATGAAGTAAAGCCAGCAGCTGCACCTAAAAAAGTTATGATTGTAGGTGGAGGAGTGGCAGGAATGGAAGCAGCTAGAATTACAGCTATGAGAGGCCATAAGGTTTCTATGTATGAAGGCACAAAGGAACTTGGAGGGCAGGTTATTCCGGCTTCAGTTCCTGATTTTAAAATAGATGATAGAAGACTGCTTGATTGGTACAGGAATGAAATGAAGGAACTTAAAGTTAAATTGGTTTTAGATACAAATGTAACAGAAGAAGTTGTAGAAAAAGAAAAACCAGATGTAGTTATTATAGCCACAGGTGCTAAAGAAATCAAATTGAATTTGCCTGGAATAGAAAAGGATAAGGTTGCAGCGGTAATTGAGGTTTTAAAAGGTAGTAAACAAGTAGGAGAAAATGTACTTATGGTAGGCGGTGGACTGGCAGGATGTGAAACGGCCCTTTACCTTGCAAAACAGGGTAAAAAGGTTACAATTATCGAGGCAAGAGATACCATATTAAATGCTGGCAAACCAGTTCCACATATGAATAAGATTATGCTTATTGATCTCCTTAAAAATAGTGGAGTAGAGGTTATTACAGAGACTTCTTTACTTGAGGTAACTGATAGAGGAGCTATTTTAATTGATAATAAATTTAAAAAGCAAAATATAGATGCAGATACCGTTGTAATTGCTGTTGGATTTAAAGCAGATAGGGAACTGTATAATAAACTAAGAGATAAGGTAGCAGATTTATATCTTGTAGGTGATGCAAATGAGAGTGCAAATATAATGAATGCAATCTGGAGTGCCAATGAAATTGCTCTTAACTGTTAA